Genomic DNA from uncultured Methanospirillum sp.:
CTCGTTGGCCACCCCGAGGAAGAGGCTGACCGGTGCAACCGGTTCAGGGCCAAGACCGGGAGGGAGCAGAATGCTGATATGATTCCCGTCAAGCCCGGTATCAGTGTACCCGAAACACCGGAGGGTGGCGTTGTTTGCAAAGGTGATGGTGCCATCAGGATCCATTCTGAGCACCAACGTCTCAGACAGCCAGAGTTTCTCCCTGCACTCCCGCTCGGTCTCACGAAGCCGGGCGGCGAGGTCTGCCGGTTCCCTGCGATCCTCAAGAAAGATTAACCCGGACATCCCGGATAAACCGGATATTTCAGCGAGATCTGATCCGGGCGGGAGGTGAACCCGTACCGGGATGTTTCCATCCGGGGTCTGCAGTGTAGCCTCATTCAGAGAGCCGGACTCATCTGTTGAGATCAGATCTGATACAGGCTGTCCCTTTACCTGCTCGGACGATCTCCCCATGAGAGAAAGACACGCCTGATTGGCATCAGTGACCTTGCCATTCTCAAGACCGAGGTACGCAAGAGGCATCGAGGCGATGATACGGGTCTGGAGATCATATCCGGCCCTGAACGACCGTTCAAGCCGGCCCCGGTTTGATGCCTGCCTGAATGCTGCGATCAAAGAGCGGGGAGCCGCCTGCCCGGATGGAACCGTTGAAATTCCAGCCGTGATATCGGTTACAACAAGTGATCTGGCAACCTGTGTATAGAGCAGGAATACCGTTGCCTCTCCGCGGGACCTGATCTCCTGGTTCCAGATTATTAGATCTGAAGAATATTCAGGCTCGTCAGAGCCTGAAGATCCCGGTGAGGGTGCAAGGATGATATCACACGATGCCCTGGCAGCCTGCACTTTTCCTGCCTGAAGAGAGGAGGTCTTAACCAGATCAATCTCCATCTGACCGGTGAGATCAGAGACGAGCAAATCGCTGCCATGGCCTTGAATCAGAAGAACCCGGATCATTCCATCCCCTTAAAGAACCCAGATACCCTGGGTATGGTACTTAATGCTGTTATTTACTCCATGATGCTTTAGTCTGCCGGAGATCACAGGAGCGATGATACACATTTATTGATCTGCATCCTACAATCTCGCGGGTTTTCATGACAATACAGAGGAGGCGGATTGTAGCTGAAGGGCGAGTGCAGGGTGTAGGATACCGGATGTTTGTCAGGGACCTGGCAGCCATGTTTCATCTCAACGGGTGGGTGAAGAACCATACTGATGGAACGGTTGAAGCGGTGATCGAAGGAGAAGAAGAGGTTGTACGAGAGATGATAGACGCTATGTATGCCAGGGATTCGTATGTTATCAGAGTTGATCGCCTCATCGTAACCAAAGAGGCCCCTGCCGGTGATACAGATTTTGAGATCCGCAGGTAACTGCGTGGTATCACCGATCAGATATAATACAACAAATCAGGTGACTATGGCAGTACTGCTTCAATATATATATAGAGAGTACCTTATCACTGTTTCACTCATGAGAACCCTGATACTACAAGAGAGTGTATTTATTTATACTGTCTGAATGAGATGCTATACTACTGATACTTCGTCAATCAGCGTGTCTCACATCACCTGGGAGCAACAGAGGAGAATAAATTATGGGCGCAGAAAAT
This window encodes:
- a CDS encoding diadenylate cyclase; translation: MIRVLLIQGHGSDLLVSDLTGQMEIDLVKTSSLQAGKVQAARASCDIILAPSPGSSGSDEPEYSSDLIIWNQEIRSRGEATVFLLYTQVARSLVVTDITAGISTVPSGQAAPRSLIAAFRQASNRGRLERSFRAGYDLQTRIIASMPLAYLGLENGKVTDANQACLSLMGRSSEQVKGQPVSDLISTDESGSLNEATLQTPDGNIPVRVHLPPGSDLAEISGLSGMSGLIFLEDRREPADLAARLRETERECREKLWLSETLVLRMDPDGTITFANNATLRCFGYTDTGLDGNHISILLPPGLGPEPVAPVSLFLGVANESEPTAIHIMEHQRRDGGKIYIAWTTKAYYTPSGELTGLLCIGTDMTDQTPEGEGRISTRIWRDRVIEGTDIIPEVFDAILQACIEIAREGREGKPVGTAFLVGDRDEVMARSRQLILNPFYGHPEEMRTIIKKDVREMLKEYALLDGAFVVSGDGMLEAAGRYITVDASQASLPKGMGTRHSSTAAITTVTRAVGFVVSESGGRVSVIKDGKIVKVIG
- a CDS encoding acylphosphatase translates to MTIQRRRIVAEGRVQGVGYRMFVRDLAAMFHLNGWVKNHTDGTVEAVIEGEEEVVREMIDAMYARDSYVIRVDRLIVTKEAPAGDTDFEIRR